Genomic segment of Pseudomonas sp. CCI4.2:
TTATGTAGTGTTTTTTTAAAGGCACTACATAATTTTACAATCAGTCGGTGAGCGGCCAGGAGGCCGAGCTAGACGCCCCCTCGCCGAACGGGGTTGGTGGGCTATGAGTTTTCGCGCGGCGCGGGTTGGTAACCTGAATTGAAAAATTCCAACAGTGGTTTGCCTTCCCGGGCGCTGCTTCCGGCGTCAATCAATGCCTGGCGGATGTCGTTGATCGAGTGACGTTTCGCCGCTGGCAGTTCAAGACGACCGGTGGCCATTCGATTGAGCACGTCTTCAAGCAGTGAGCGGGTGTCTTCGAGGGGCGCGACCGCCAACCAATGGAACAGATACCAGCCTTCAACCGTGATGCTCTTGTAGATGAGTTGCGGCGTGAAGAGCGGTAATTGAAAGGCGCTGGGCTCAGTCTGCCGGTGCGATGACAGTGCACCGTAGACCAGCATATGACCGCCTGCCGCCATGTTGCGGGCGATGGTTGCACCGACCGATCCGGCCACGGAGTCGATCGCGAATGAAGCGCCTTTGCCGTCGGTAGCCGCTAGCAATTGCTGTGGCCAATTGTCGTCATCGGTACAAATCACCACGTCGCCGCCCAGCGCAATTATTTCGGCCATTTGCTCTTCGCGTCGGACTAGGTTGATGGTACGAAAACCTTCGCTGCGCGCCAGTTGTAAAATCAGGCGTCCCACGGTGGAGCCCGCAGCGGTTTGCACCAGCCAATCGTTGGCCTTCAGACCGCGTAAATGCCGAGTCAATGCCAGCGCAGTAAAGGGATTGATCATGGCCTGCGCCGCGTCGTTGTCCGAAATCGTGTCGGGCACAACCACAAGCCGATCCGCCGGTACGACGATGAATACTTGCCACGTGCCAGGCACGTTGAGCGGTATCACCCGAGTACCGATTGCTGGGCTAACAACACCGGCGCCGAGGGCGTCAACAGTGCCCATGCATTCCAGCCCTGGACTCGCAGGAAGCACGGGTTGGCGTCCGAACTTACCTCGCAACACATGCAAATCGCCGGGATGAACCGGCGCCAAATGCACGCGTACCCGAACCTCGCCGGGCCCCGGAAGCGCAAGCGGAACCTCTTCAAGCGCAAGGACTTCGGACGGTTCACCGGTGGCGCGGAAAACAAAGCTCTTCATTGGATTTCCTTGATCAAAAACAAAAACCTGCTGTCATTGATTAATGGCAGCAGGGCGGTTGCGGAACGGGTGTCCTGCTGCCGTTAGTTGGACTGGTTCAGGAACGTGGTGACGTTTGCCAAAAACAGTTCCGGGTACTGGTACAGCGAACCGTGGTTGGAATCAGGGTAGATGATCAGTTCGGCGTTCGGCAGATTCTGTTGCAGGGTGAACGAGTTAACCGGGTAGTGAATGATGTCGTTGCTGCCGCTGACGACCAACACCGGTTGTTTGATCGATTTCAGGTAGGGAAGTGCGTCAGGACTTGGCTTGCCCCAGGCAGCAAACGCTGCGATCTGAGCCGGTGCGACTTTTTCGTTGATGTTGACATCGCGGTCTACAGTGCGGGCATGCAGGCGTTCAAGAAAGGCGTGTCCGGCTTTTTGACTGGCAGGGGATGCGGTGAAGAATGCATCCAGCAGCAAGGTTTCCGGCACTTCACGTTTCTTCGCGATCACCGCTTGAAACTCTGGAGTCAGCGGGGTCATGCCGACTGCTGCGCGGGGCGCGCTGCCTACCAAGACCAAGCGACGAACCAGGTCAGGACGCTCGAAGGTAACCTCTTGTGCGACCAGACTGCCCATGGAGAAGCCGAGCAAATCTGCCTTGCTGATGTTTAATGCTTTCAGCAGATCAATGGCGTATTTGGCCATGCCTTCGATGTTGGTAGGCACTTCGCCGCCCGAGCCAGCAACGCCAGCGTTGTCGAACAGAATCACCACACGGTGGTGTGCAAATCCGTCGATGACTTTAGGGTCCCAGCTGTCGAGGTTGCCAACGAAGTGCTGGAAGAACACCAAGGGAATCCCTTCATGTTTACCGAACCGACGATAAGCCAAACGATCGCCATCGACTTCGATGAACCGGGTTTTAGCGGTGGTAAAGGTGACGGCGCTGATGGACGTTGGCGCTTTAACCGCGGCAGTGGCAGGCAGGGCTGTAAACGCTGTGGCAAAAGCGGCGACGAGCAATGCCTGCCGAAACGCTGATTGCAGGGGGGAACGACTCATGGTGATGCTCCAAGTTCAAAGGCTACAAAAGTGGGATTGAGATCCAGTGCTCGGGCGGTTTAACTGACCTGCGATGCTCTGCCTACCTACCGATAGGCGCAGATTAGGTTCCGGTAGTGGATGCTGTCAACGACTATCTACTGATAGGGAGAATTATTGTGTGCACGGTTTACGATCGCCGGGCTTTCGGCCAGCGAATTGAGGGCTTGTAGGCGCTGTCGAAAGAAATTGTAGGAGCGCGCTTGCCCGCGATGTAACGCGAAGCGGTCCAATGGACTCACTCGGTTCAACTGAAAAGAACTGAGTCGTTGATTTACGACTGCTTCGCAGCCGATCGCGGGCGGTCTCCTACCTGCCCGTGCTTACGGATCGCTGAAATCGGTCAGTTCTCCGAATGGGGACTGTCTTCAACGTCGAAGAGCCGCTACTTTGAAGTGGGTGCCGTAGGCACCTTTCATCGCACGTCATGAACTGCCCGCACGACTACTCCTTTCAAAACAAGAGAATCGACTTCATGAAATTTGAGCCCTTTGCCAAATCCCTTATCGCGACGGCACTCGCTGTTTGTTACACCTGCGCGCAAGCAGCCTCGCAAGCCCCGGTTGCCGCTGAAAATGGCATGGTGGTCACGGCCCAGCACTTGGCGACCCATGTAGGGGTTGATGTGCTGAAGGACGGTGGCAACGCAATTGATGCCGCAGTGGCGGTTGGTTATGCGCTGGCGGTGGTTTATCCCGCAGCAGGTAACCTTGGTGGCGGCGGGTTCATGACCGTACAGCTGGCCGATGGCCGCAAGACATTTTTGGATTTCCGTGAAAAAGCGCCGTTGGCGGCCACCGCCGACATGTACCTCGATAAAGACGGCAACGTGATCCCTGATTTGAGCACCAAGGGTTACTTGGCCGTTGGGGTTCCCGGCACGGTGTCCGGCATGGAGTTGGCCCTGAAGAAATACGGCACCATGAAGCGCGAACAGGTTATCGCGCCCGCCATCAAGTACGCCGATGAAGGTTTCATTCTCGAACAGGGTGATGTCGACCTGCTGGATACGGCGACCGCCGAATTCAAAAAAGACATGCATGACTCGGGCGCCATCTTCCTGGACAAAGGAGAACCGCTGAAGGTAGGTCAAAAGCTGGTGCAAAAAGACCTGGCCAGGACGCTGCGGGAAATCTCCAGCAAAGGCACCGATGGCTTCTATAAAGGCTGGGTGGCGAACTCCATTGTGTCTTCAAGCTACGCCGGTAGAGGCCTGATTACTCAGGCAGACCTGGATAAATACCAGACCCGTGAACTCGCGCCGATTGAGTGCGATTACCGCGGCTATCACGTGGTCTCGGCGCCGCCTCCAAGCTCGGGCGGGGTCGTCATCTGCGAGATCATGAACATCCTCGAAGGCTATCCAATGCCGGATCTGGGTTTCCGCTCAGCCCAAGGCATGCAGTATCAGATCGAAGCCATGCGTCATGCGTATGTCGATCGCAACAGCTATTTGGGTGACCCGGATTTCGTCAAGAACCCGGTGGCTCATTTGCTCGATAAAGACTACGCAGCGAAAATTCGGGCCGCCATCGACCCGCACAAAGCCGGTGTTTCCCGGGACATCAAGCCTGGCGTTGCGCCGCACGAAGGCAACAACACCACTCACTATTCCATCGTGGACAAGTGGGGCAACGCCGTCTCGGTGACCTACACGCTGAACGACTGGTTTGGGGCCGGGGTGATGGCCAGCCGGACCGGGGTCATGCTGAACGACGAAATGGACGATTTCACTTCCAAGATCGGTGTTCCCAACATGTACGGTCTGGTGCAGGGAGAAGCCAACGCCATTGCCCCAGGGAAAACCCCGCTGTCTTCGATGAGCCCAACCATTGTCACCAAAGACGGCAAAACGGTCATGGTGGTCGGTACGCCGGGCGGCAGCCGGATTATCACGGCGACGCTGGAAACAATGCTCAACGTGATCGACTACGGGATGAACATTCAGGAAGCCGTCGATGCCCCCCGGTTCCATCAGCAGTGGTTGCCTGAAACAACCAACCTGGAGAAATTCGCGATCAGCCCGGACACCCAGAAGATCCTCGAAAGTTGGGGGCAGAAATTTGCCGGCGCACAGCCCTCTAACCACTTGGCTGCAATTTTAGTCGGAGCGCCTTCCCTTGGCGGCAAACCGGTGGGTGACAATCGCTTCTATGGCGCAAATGACCCGCGTCGTAATACCGGGCTTTCTCTCGGTTATTGAGTCCGTGAGCGAAGCCCTGGTGCAGGGCTTCGCTATTGGCGCCTTTTACGGGGTGAAGGTTAAAACCGTCCCGGATGACCACTGATAGAAAAACCTACCTAGTGATAGATAATCGTTGACAGGGGTATGTGACGCTCTCTAGTATCTATCACTCGATAGGTAGACAACAACTGGTGCTCACATGAAGATTTATGATATCCCTGGCTTCCCTAGTCCTTTGCGTATCCGTGTTGTCTTGGCCGAAAAAGGTCTGGCTTCGCAGGTCGAATTCATCAACATCGATCTGCCGGGCGCTGAACATAAGCAGCCGGCTTTCTTGGCGATGAATCCGGCCGGTACTGTCCCAGTACTTGAACTTGACGACGGTTTCTACCTGTCGGAATGCACCGCCATCACTGAATACCTCGACAACCTGGATGGCAAGCCAACGCTCACCGGCACCACGCCGAAAGAGAAGGGTATCATTCACATGATGCAGAAGCGCGCGGATGACCAACTCATCGACGCCATCGGCATCTACTTCCATCACGCCACCGACGGCCTTGGCGCTGGTTTAAAACCGTACAAAAGTCCTGAGTGGACTGATCGCACTGTCTGGGGCGAAATGCACCGTGACAAGGCCATCAAAGGCATGAAGTACTTTGATTCGGTGCTGAAAACCCAGCCCTACGTGGCTGGCGAACAGTTCTCCATGGCGGACATCACTGTCTGGGCGGGCTTGATCTTCGCCGGTTACGCGCAGATCAAAGTGCCGGAAGAATGCACGGCCCTGATCGCCTGGAATGCCAAAGTCGGCGAACGTCCAAGCGTGAAAACCCCTGCCTGAAACTGACTGAATTTCTCAGCGCCCCGGCCGATCACATCGGCCGGGGCGTCTGCGTTGGGTCCTCGGTAAATTCCAGCGACGTGTAGAACCAGTTGCGGTGTTATGTGGCTTTGGCGCGGCGACTCCGCCGTTGCTCAGGTCATGGCGGCCAGCAGTAACGGCAGTGCTGGGGATGGCGAGCATTTCGCTAGGGTTGTTGATTCTTCTGCTGTCGTTGGCGACGCACTCGGTTGAGCTGTTTTTCATTGGCGCAGCGATAGCCGGCATAGGATCGGGCGCCGCATTCTCAGCGCTGGTGCAAACCCTCGCGCCATTGGCGGATGAGCACGAGCGCGCCGAGCTGTTCGCGGCGATCTTCGTGGCCTCGTATTTGTCGTTGAGCCTTGCGCCGGTTGTGGCGGGGTTTTTGATTGCGCCGTTTGGCCTTCTGCAAACCGCGCAGGGGTATCTTGCCGTGCTGTTGGTAGTTTCGGTGCTGGCGACCTGGACCCATTGGCGGGCATTGCGACGGCCTGCTGCGGTGATTTAAGCAAAAAAAATCACGCGGGGTTGAACCCGCGTGATTTTTGTTTCGCGAAGATCAGTCCACCGCGCCAAGGCGTGCGACCGTCTCTTGGGTGGTCCACAACGCATTGGCGAGGAAACGGAAGTTGATCAGTGCGGCCAGATAGCCGTCGCCATCGGGAATAATCGGCGCGGCGGTGGCGTCACGTACGACGGCCACTTCGAAGCCTTGCTCCAGCAACTCACGCAGGTGAGATTCAACGCAAAGATTCGCCGCCATGCCCGCCAGAATGATCTGCGACACACCGTGTTTGCGCAGCTGCAGGGCCAGGTCGTTACTCTCCGGCCCGTAGACTTTGTGTGGTGACGCAATGATGGTTTTGCCGTCAAGAATGTACTGCTTGTACTCAGGCAGGGTCAGCACCAGAGTTTTCGAAGCCTTCCAGGGTCAATGGACCCTTGCGGTCGAACATGCCGATGTCGTGCATCACATGTTCCAGTGGGCCGCCGAAGTGCCAGCCGTGGTCACATGGATAATAGTAGTGCGCAGACACGGCGACAGTAATCCCGGCCTGTTTTGCGGCGGCGAACAATTGGCCGATGTGCTTGACCGTATCGTTCTCAGTCACGCTCTTGCCCACCAACGCCCAGCTCACGCCTTCGGGGCTGAGGAAGTCGTTTTGCGGATCAATGATCACCAACGCGGTTTTGCTCAGGTCGAGCTTCATGACCGAGCCCGGCAGCGCAGGTGTGTCCGTGTCGGCGTAAGGGTTTGCAGAGGGACGGGTTGTCTCGGGGCTCATGGTAAAAGGCCTCCAACGGCTAAGGGTTCATTCCCGCCTGGGCATTCCGGTCGACCGGTGTATTGTGCCCAGCGAAGACTTCATCCTAGGCCGAAATTTTTTGCGCTTTTCCCTGGGCGTACGCAACCTTTGACCGGTTATCCCCAATGGACATTCTTTCCGAGTTTTTTGAGCGAACCCACCTGCAAGGGCGGCTGTTTTTTGCTGGCCGGGTGGACGGCACGCTGGTGTTGGACAAACCGCCTGGCATGGCGTTTGTCCATGTGATTGAAAATGGTGGCATCGATCTGGTCAGACCCGGCGTGCCGAAGATCGCCATCGATGAACCCAGCGTGTTGTTTTGTCCGAGCAGTTGCCAATATCAGCTGCGTTCAACGGCTTCGCCAGGGGCCGATATCATTTGCGCGTCGTTTCAGTTTGGCCAGCAAGCGCGCTACGTTTTGCCGCTGGGATTGACCGAAACCCTGGTCTTTCCGTTGGAAGCTTTTGAGCACATTGTCCCCGCCATTTCATCGCTGACCAGAGAATTTCGCGATGACGCACCGGGCAGGGGTAAAGCACTGAATCTGTTATTCGAATACGTGTTTATTTTGCTGGTGCGCCAAGCGGTGCAACAAAAGAAAATCACCAGCGGTTTGCTGTTCGCCCTGCAAGATGGACGCCTCGGGGAGGTATTGCGCACCATTCATCGCGAGCCGGAAGCCGACTGGAGCGTGGAACAACTGGCGGCGTTGGCGAACATGTCGCGGTCGAAGTTTTCCGCCTATTTTTCGAGAATCATGAACGTGTCGCCCATCGTCTACCTGACCCATTGGCGCATGCGGGTAGCGCAAGACATGCTCCGCGACGGGGTTCAGATCAAAATCATTGCCGCCTCAGTGGGCTACAGCTCCCAGGCCTCGTTTTCGCGGACCTTCATGAGCATCATCGGCGTGCCGCCAGCAGAATGGATAAAGCGCGTTAACCAACAGACGCACGACGATGACCGCGCCGCTTCGCATCGTATGGACGGGGCCACTCTGGAGCCAACTTGTCGGTGAAGGTTTGATGCGGTATGTCGCGCACGCCGCTTCGCGAACAAGTTTGCTCCTACAGATTTTGAACAAGAACGTCCTACTCACCCCGAATGTATTGTTCCAACTGCCGAATCAAATCAGCCTGTTCGGCAATGGCTTCTTTCACCAAGTCACCAATCGACAACAACCCCATCAGTTGCCCGTCTTTGACCACCGGCAAATGGCGCAGATGGCTGTCGGTCATGATGCTCATGCATTTTTCGACGCTTTCGCTGGGGCTCACCGTGATAATGCGCTCGCTCATGATGGTGCTAACCAGTGTGTCCGCAGACGAGCGGCCCTTCAGCGCGACCTTGCGCGCATAGTCTCGCTCGCTGATGACCCCAATCACGTGGCCATTCTCGACGACCGGCAACGCGCCGACGTTTTTCTCTGCCATCAGGCTAAGCGCCGTCAATACTGTCTGGTCGGGAGCGATGGTATGGACCTGCCGGTGGTCATCGGCTTTTGTATTGAGTAGTTGTGCGACGGTCTTCATTAGGGTCTCTCCAGGCAGGATTCTAAGGGGCGAGCGCGAATCGCCCTAATTGCCCCTACAGAGTCGTAGAGTATGGCCAATTGGGCAAGGTCGAAACGAATGCATAGGGGATAGAAAAATCTGATTGGACGTTTATATGGCAGTCGGATGTCGTTCTGACTTTCAAATGCCTAGCGACGCTCGATGCTAGACAAATGACGGGCCTTAAGGTTTATTGGCGCGATCCCCGAATCGGCCCAACGCTCGCTGGAAGGAACTGAACCTTGTCTGCTCGCTCATCAGTGTTTAACGGTCATTACAATGGGTTTCTATTCGACATGGACGGCACCCTGATTAATTCCATCGCGGCGGCCGAACGTATTTGGGCGACGTGGGCGAGGGCGCACGGAGTTGAAGTCGATACCTTCCTGCCGACCATACACGGTGCGCGCGCTGTCGATACGATCAAGCGATTGGGGCTTGTCGGGGTAGATCCAGAACTCGAGGCGCTGGCCATTACTGAAGCTGAAATAGCTGACCTCGCCGGAATTGTCGAAGTGGCCGGCGCTGCTGCGTTTGTTAAATCGCTTCCGGCAAACAAATGGGCCATCGTCACCTCGGCGCCAAAAGAGTTGGCCATCCGGCGCCTGGAGGTCGCGGGAATTCCCCTTCCTGCTGTGTTCATAACCTCCGAAGACGTCAGCCATGGCAAACCGAACCCCGATTGCTACCTACTGGCGGCGCAACAGTTGGGGGTGAACGCGTCTGATTGTTTGGTCTTCGAAGATGCGCCCGTCGGCATTCTTGCGGGCGAAGCGGCGGGCGCCGCTGTGATGGTGGTGACCGCCACCCATGTTGATCCGATGGACACGTCGCACGCGTCGATCATGGATTACCAGCGAACCGTTGTCCGGGTTGACGAAAACGGGGTAATGCGACTTGAGGCGTAAGCCACTTGATCAGCGGCCTTCACATGGCCTTCACCTGTTTTTCACACAGGCGTCCCTAGGATAGAATTGTACGTACCCACATGCTGATTGATCTGCACACACAAGTGCTGTTTACGGAAGGTTGGAGAGTCCTTCCGTATTACTTGTCACGCGATAAGTTTCCATTGCGCGATATCGGATGACACCTATAAATGCCTGGCACTGCATCGCTTAAAAATCCTGCCCCCCCCACTTTTCACGACGCACCCGGCGCTGGACACTGGTCGGATTGGCCATTCTGCTGTTTTGCGCATTAACAGTAATGGGTTTTATTTATTTACCACCGACGCCTTATACGCCCATGACCGGTCTGAATCCGACCCATGTGTCGCTCATTGCAATGGGCGACCAAGGCAGCGGAAACTTCCAGCAGTGGGCCGTCGCCTATGCCATGGAAAAAGTCGCGGAGAAAGATGGCCGACTGGACATGGTGGTGTTGTTGGGCGACAACTTCTACGGCAAGTCGCTGACCGGCACCGCTGACCTGAGCTGGCGGACCAGGTTTGAGAGTGTTTATTGGGGCCGCTGGTTAAGCCACGTGCCGTTTTATGCAGTGCTGGGTAATCACGATTATCCCGACTCGCAACGGGTGGAAATTGAATACAGCCGCCGGCATAAAGGCTCGGGCCGCTGGCAAATGCCCGACCACACCTACACCCGAGACTTCGGCAGCGATGAGGGCCGTCCGCTGGTGCGCATGGTGTTCATCGACACGTCGGTGCCCGACAGTCAACTGTCGGCGCAAATCGCGATTTTAGAGCAGGCGTTTATGCAGCCCGGTCCCGAGCCTATCTGGCGTGTGGTGGCGGCTCATCACCCGGTACGGAATGTGGGAGAGCACAATCAAAACTCCCTTTTGGTAACCGAGTTGCTGCCGGTTCTCAAGCGTCTTAAAGTGGACCTTTATTTGTCCGGGCATGACCACAACCAACAACTGATCCTCAATGAAGGCGAGCCGGCCTGGGTCATCTCCGGTGGCGGCGGAAAAACGCTGTCTGCGATATCGGCGAAACATTCCCCGGTCAATTTTGCTAAGTCTGAAGCTGGTTTCGCCAAACTCGACTTCACCTCTACCCAACTTAAACTGGCCTACTACACCGAAAGCTCAGGCGCGGCTGCGCGCTATGAATGGAATCGGGCGTGCCCCTGGATGGCGAAAGGTTGCCTTGTGGGGTCAATGATGTCGCCTTGATCTGTCTACTCTGCGTTACGCTTGCCGCCTTTCCGTCGCTGATTACCCTTGTGAGTCGCACACGCTTATGTCAACTCGTCCCGTCTTCCTGTTGTTCGTACTCGGTTGTCTATTGTTCTTCGTCGGATTGGGTAACCACCAATTGCAAGGTTCCACTGAGCCCCGCGTGGCTGGGATCGCCATGGAGATGCACTTGGATAACGACTGGGTGACGCCCAAGCTCAACGGCCAACCCTTTCTGGAAAAACCACCCTTGAGTTTATGGCTGGACGCGGGCGCCATAAGGGTATTTGGCGCGAACACTTGGTCAGTCAGGTTGGCCTCTGCGCTGGCCGGGTTGTTGAGCATGCTGACGCTATATGGTGCCCTGCGTAAATTGGGACGTCCGGTGATGATCGCGGTCGCAGCAGCGGTGTTCCTGGCGACTACGGCCAGTTACTGGAGCAACGTTCGGCAGGTCGGGGAAGATTCGTTACTCTCGTTGGGCGTAACCTTGGCGCTGCTGGGGTTCTTTCTCGCCAGCCAGCATTGGGTGTTGCAGCGTCGTCGTTCGGTCGGGCTCTGGTCGATGTTTGCCCTGGGTATCGTCATCGCCACCCTGAGTAAAGGCGTGCTGGGGTTGGCACTGCCGGGGGCGGTGATTTTTGCGTTTCTGATTGCGCAAAGCCTGATCGAAAAACGCTTTGTGCTAGCCGATTGGGTGTGGCCGGCGGCGCTGACCTTGGTCGCTTTGCTGCCATTGGCAGTGTGGCTCGGGTTTCTGTATCAGGCAGGCGGTGGGTCCGCGATTAACGAGGTGCTGTGGGCCAACAGCGTAGGGCGTTTCAGCGGTGGCTTCTCAGAGGCCGGGCATTTCGAGCCGTTTTACTATTACCTGGCGAAGTTGCCGCAGGCGTTTTTACCTTGGAATATTCTGGTTTATGTCGGCCTGTGGCATTTTTGCAAAAAACTGCGCGCCAGTCCGTACCTACTTTTTTTCAGCCTGTGGTTGTTGGCGCAACTGACCTTGTTGACGCTTGCGTCCAGCAAACGCATGGTCTACCTGATGTCGATGACCCCGGCTGCTGCGGTCATCGCCGCCGAGTACGGGGCGCTGCTGCTGGAGCGCCTGCGTGAGCGATCAGCCACGTCGGTGTGGGCGCAGAGGCTCGTTCGTCACCAACGAGCATCGATCTTCGGTGTGGTGGGCCTGTTCGTAATCAGCTACTTGGCGGTGGCGATCTGGGTCATTCCGAGGGAAGACCGCCAACAAGCTTTTACCCCGCTTACCGAACAGATTCGCGCGTTACAGCAAAACGGCCAACGGGTTGTGTTGTTCACGCCCAGCGAACGACTCGCCGGAGCGGGAGTGTTCTACACCCAAAGCTTGTTGGTGGCCCTTCAATCCGAGGAACAGCTAAACAGCTTCCTCAGTGAATCGCCCACCAACGTTGCGGTGATGGAGCGTCAGACTGACCCGGTCGCGCCACTCAAAGTCTTGAAGAAAATCATTGTGGGCGACCGAGCGTATTACTTTATGGAGATGTGATTGGGTTCAGTTTGCGTGTAGAGCAAGATCACCTCGCTGCCACGGTCATACCGCGTTGCGTCAGTGGGCAACTGTTCAAGCTCACGCCGTTCATCGTCACTCTTGACCCGCATCACCACGCCCACCGACCCCTCACGGCGTGCCTGGGCCAGCCATTGCTGAACATTGGCGGTCTTGACGGTTCGGTCCGTGACGTCCGGGTAGGCGAGCCCATATTTGGCCTCGCCTACGGTGTTGTAGAGGGTTACTTCAGGGTTCGCTGTCTTCCACGCCAGTGCCGACGCAACCGCCAGATCGTTGCTCATCAATGCATGGCTTTGGCGAAGTGCCTGGGCATGCTCGGCTATAAACCTGCCAGGCGTCTTGTTTTCGACTACGTTGTCCGGCAACGCCGCAGGCAATAGCGCCACCATCAGCCACATACCCAAGGCCGGGGCGAGGTAGAACATCTGCGGTTTGCTGAGCTGCAACGCATTGGCCAAAATCCAACTTGCCAGGGCGACGATCAACAAGGCCATATGCAGCGGTTCATGGTCGAAGATGGGATGCTTGATTTGCAGGTAAATCACCGCCATCAGTCCAACGGCGCCGGCCACGATATTGAAGGCGGCATTACTGCGGATGGCCAAGGTCTTGGCCTGTTCGAGCCGATTGATCAACGCATCGCCTAGCAACAGCGCCAATGGCAACATGCACGGAAGTATGTAGGGGGGAAGTTTGCCTTTGCTCAGGCTAAAAAAAGCCAGCGGCAGGCACAGCCACAGCAGCAGAAAAGCAGTGTTCTGTTGTTTG
This window contains:
- a CDS encoding glycosyltransferase family 39 protein, producing the protein MSTRPVFLLFVLGCLLFFVGLGNHQLQGSTEPRVAGIAMEMHLDNDWVTPKLNGQPFLEKPPLSLWLDAGAIRVFGANTWSVRLASALAGLLSMLTLYGALRKLGRPVMIAVAAAVFLATTASYWSNVRQVGEDSLLSLGVTLALLGFFLASQHWVLQRRRSVGLWSMFALGIVIATLSKGVLGLALPGAVIFAFLIAQSLIEKRFVLADWVWPAALTLVALLPLAVWLGFLYQAGGGSAINEVLWANSVGRFSGGFSEAGHFEPFYYYLAKLPQAFLPWNILVYVGLWHFCKKLRASPYLLFFSLWLLAQLTLLTLASSKRMVYLMSMTPAAAVIAAEYGALLLERLRERSATSVWAQRLVRHQRASIFGVVGLFVISYLAVAIWVIPREDRQQAFTPLTEQIRALQQNGQRVVLFTPSERLAGAGVFYTQSLLVALQSEEQLNSFLSESPTNVAVMERQTDPVAPLKVLKKIIVGDRAYYFMEM